aatgatttgtgatcttcactggtgtccatggattacacgtcaaagtaagggtggggtcatctaagatagcacaagggttaagtgtgtCCTGTATTGTATGTTTAAGTTCAAATATCTCAATTTTTGATAAAGAGCAATTATAATAACATTATTACATGTGTATGGGGATGTATTTATATGGGTGTATatcttcttttatgttttactttgtctttttttgtatcttaatctttgattgcttgaaataaaccaattccaaatcaaaatatgaatgtggagagatttgttttttaatgaaaatggtaGTTATTAGTAGGTTCAGgacagaaaaaaggtcaaaatataaaataataaatctaaatatataCCTACATACATAGCTATAATATTACACGTGTTGCTACACAACATGAGCTACAGTTTAAAAGTGATAAACTAAAGGTTGAAGCATTAACGGGACAGCTCCCATTTCTCTCTTGATAATGTTatcttaactttttaaacatatgcATTTCTGGGATGTTTTGAAGCCTCCTGCAGCTGTGgtggttttattttcttattctaACATTGCATATTTTACACACAGTTGTGTTTTCTATAGTCATAGTTCTTCCAAAAACTGAGCATCTGTTTTCTTCCCACACTGAAAGTCATACAGCAGCATGACATCACCAACTGCAGTGTTAACTCAACAAAGAGGGTAGGGGGGTAGGAGGGggataggagggggggggtgtctttGAAAGTGtagaatgtgtgtttttatttattattttaatcattACTTAAATTTACAAAGTACTTAGATCCAGTTAGAATTACACATCTGAAATTCAGATTAGTCTACAGTTTTTTTGACGAAAAATACATGTCATGatagtttttctttatatttgatatttttatttagtcGCCCGGACATTTTTGACCCAAAAACTGCAAGTTTCCGGTCATAGTTTTTGTTGACGGATGAACAAAGGATTTCTCTGTACCTCTCCTGAAGCCGAAGACTTTGCCAGGTTGTTAAGGACTGTGCAGAGTACTCCAGCATCCACAGCTTGTAGAAGAGCATCATGTTGAGGAACACAAGCAGAACCAGGCTGGAGAGGACATTTAGAAAACAGTCAAAACCTTTCATTTCCTTTTAGCACACATCGAATAGTCTGTTGGAGAATGCAAATGATAGTTGCAGTTTGAATAAatgtttctgctgagcaggaAAGAGGTGTACCTGAGACAGATCCTAAGAATGGCAATGAAAGAACAAGAGAGAGAAGTTACACTTAAGAGATTTGGTATGAGGAAACCTTGAAGGGACAAAGCTGAAATCAGGAAGTGCAATAATAATCGTTagtgtgctcagacacacataaaaacatatctgtgtgtgtttgtcgtACACAAAGCTGATGATGAGCAGCAGTTTGGAAACGCTGTACAGAGCCAGGCCTCCAAGCATGTGATGGTGATCTGGACTTCTCGTCTGCGTGGAGCCCGCCACTTGTTTGATCCTCTGAATCACATCTTCATCTGTCGGCGTGGTAACAGGACTGAGGGCTTCGTCCAGATGTTGGCTGCGCATGTGTGGGAGGGGCCTCTTCTTTCGCCTCACTGTGGAGTTCTTTATCCCCTTGGCCTTTGGAGAGAGCTGGCTGGCCTCATTCATGACCTCCTCCAGCTTGGCCAGCTCCAtttctgacaggaaaaaaaaaaagttctgtcaAGTAACGCATCATACATATGTTCATTTTAAGGGCTGGaacacacagaaatgaaactgtttgatagtgtcattaaaaaaagttactttCAATACAAATCCACAAGACTTGATTATTTCGATTTTAAGTGAGCAGAGATGGCGTATTATTTTAGCTTAGCAACATCactcaaaaaataattaaataaaaatgtaaaatcacctttttcaaaaatcaattgGATTTCAAAATGATTGTAATTTATCTGTATGTCTTTTCATTggtacataaaaacaattaacatGATTATTGTAAAAAAGCGATTATTTTATCCTCACTGAATCATAATCTGTGAACAGTAAACAACATCCTGgaacaaaacattgttttaaatggTTAATATAGGAGTTAATGATGAGatacaaatgtttatttagtGCTTTTCGGTTTCTGACTCTTTTGTATATTTAAATGTGCGTTGGGTCAGTTTGACCCGGGACCATCAGTGCTTCTCCtttgaaacaaacataacaagagGGTTCCATATAAAAGGCTTTGTATTGCTTCCTTTTTGTTGCCACACTATTTAATAGCAGATCTGTTTAAAGGCAAACTATAAAGTGTGCTTTAAAAACAATCCCCTTTAAAAAGGCAATAGGAAATTATCCACAGCAGCTGAGTATATTCCTCATTTCCCGGTTTAATAATAGTTGGCCAATTTTgatgcttttacaatagtttCCATTCCCACACTCTAATCCATTGAGTATGAGCAGAGTGTTTAAAAGTGCAGCTAATTTATGAGGAGTAGATCAGAATCAGCAGTTTACGGATGTCTGGTTTTTAGTCTCAGCTCTTTAAACTGCAGTGTCTCCTCACTCATGGATGGTGTTTCATTAGCTCTTCAATACTAATGTATGACACATGATACAGGaggctttttttaacaaaaaaaaatcgaatGTATGTGAATTAatcaaatagaaagaaaaactggTATAAAGGTGGAATTGCTTTGTGTTTCTTACACAAACACCCAGACAAGTCTAGATATGCAGCTTGGTCTGCAGTTAAGGGTGCCTGCTGACTTTAATGAGCTGTTTAACCTGGGTGACTGACAGGAAACATGGCTCCAACTGGAGAGCTGTCAACTGAAACaatacaaaagttttaaaaactccCATAACAGGGTAGTTTGTATTCCCAGTCAGCTGTGCTTACAATGAGAAAAATGAGATGGAAGGCGTGTCAAAGCAAAACgaagacagaaataaaaactggtgaaagttgcaaaacaaaaaactcaaagCAATCTGGGAACACAGTTAACAGTAAAAGACAGTTGATctgaaaaaggtaaaaaaaaaacttttcagaagAAGATTGGCAGACAAAGAGTTGAATGACTACATGAAAGAAACTGTCAGTGATTATTCATCAGGTTCTATCAGGCAAACGTTTACTTTGGGTCAGGTCCAATGAAACATCTAATGATAACAGCTTGAACTAATGAGACtggcaaaaaaacaagtgaaatgtCAGTCATCAATGCCCAGGTGTACATTTGCATGTAaagtacatttacatttatattttttaactggGTTTGTGGAGAAAGTTGTGATTTTTCACCAAAGTAAAAGGTATTAAAGCTTTCTATCACCAGCAAGCAATCATTAAACTTGTGAAGGTTATGAACAGTTAAGGCaatctttaaaatgaaatcataaacagagaaaaaaatggctgatcaatccttaatttaaaaaaaaagaagatcatCAGGTATTTTGCTTTATGCCTCTCAATGTATCCCGCCTTCGCCCCGGGACAGGCTCCGGCCACCCCGTGACCACGATTGGGATAGAACGGggatagaaaatggatggatgaatggatgggtttTTGCAATCAATGACAAAATCTTGATCCAAGGAACAAgttgcaaaaaatgtaaataatttttttcccaGTTTAGTTATTTGTGATATTAGTAGAAGATAATGGTAGTTTTTGTGACACAGACAGACAAGCTAAATCACAGAAACATTTACCAAGATGTCGGAAGTTCTCCTCCAGTCCACTCCAAAAGTTTTTCTCTATTAAGCCCTTCACCAGACCCCACGGCTGTTTCCTGAAACGCAGCTCCGTTGATATCCTGAAGGACACAAATACAAGCTCATTTTCGGCAGACACGAACAGCAGTTTTGaatacaaacatgtcaaagaCAAAGTAGACAGCAACATTTGGTTCAAATTAGTTGAGGTCCCTCACCGTAACCGACATTTGTTCTTGGCCACGCGTGTTAGCATGTAGCGGTTGAGAGTGTAGAAGTAATCATGGTAGGGCACGTCGTGCGTGATGACCTCTGCGTCTATTATATAACACTCACTCTCCTGGCTGGCTTTGTACAGAGTCTAAGAAAATCAGCAAAATGTGGCTTAATCAACTGCTGCTCAATAGCTAGAAAGTGATTTGGAACGTTTGTGGGGCTTGCTCCACCTGCGTCTCAGTGACCGCAGCTGTCTTAGGTGCCAGAGGGTTGGACAGAGAGATGGTGTACATGATCTCTCTGGTTTGGTGTCCACCTTCGTCCTTCTTCCATGGGTGATACACCACGTCTGgatcaaaaaaaaagtcagattttattGAACTACAAAGGTCCGTTGGAAAGTGACTGTATTACCATAAGAATGTAGGGGGTAATAACCCGAGAATCGCCGTTGCTCCATGAAGTCACTCATGAACTGAGACTTGTTGAAGAGAATGTCGTAGAGTTTGTCCACGCTGATCCTGTACACCTCATTGATATGCTGCCTGCCGTTTAGATCATCATGGAAGGCCTGCACCTCACCTGAATAGCAAAATTCAAGGTGTGATTCTTTCCAATTTCCTCAACATCACCCCACAATGGcaatggatgaaggatggaagCTGAAATACCTTCGTCGTGGGTTTCTGAAGAGTCACTGAGCTCAGTAGGGATATCTTCATTGTCATTTAGGTCCAGGGATGGTGAGGGAACAGGACCTTCAGGTCCACTGGTttctttcttctcctcctctaaTAGAGGAACAGTCAACAGCTCCCCGTCTGCGAGGCAGTCTGTAAATTCCTCCACTGGAAGGTCAAACTGAGGGAGAAAATCCCATCTGTAACCCTCTATTTCCATCTCAAGAGAGTTTAGTGGGTTTAAGAACCAGTTAATGGCTTACTGTGATGGGTGTGTCATTGTTGCCAGGGCTTGGGATGGCGCTGTTTGGAATGACCTTCTTGAGCAGCGGAGGAGGGCTCCCCTCAGGCTTGGCCTCTGCACTGCTCTTTGTCAAGTTGTCATTGTTGATCTCATTCTCCTCATTTGGAATCTCCTCGCTAAACCTGGAGGGACCAGATAACAGTGATGGAGGGagagtttgtttagtttaaagaattcagtctcaacttttgaaaaaggttttttctaACAGCTACAACATGCAAAGGAATATTTGCAAACTCggtaaattaaatatataacaACAGTAGAAAACTCCATCCTCAAACAtatcaaaatccaaaaacaacacaaaaataggAAACAATGTTTTATATAATGATCCTTCTAGTGTGGATCATGTGAAAAAAGGTTCTGAACACACAAATCTAGAACAGAAGACAATGTGACACAAATGTGTCACATTGTATCTTCATATGGAAAACTGTACAGTAAACAGACAGTAAGTCAACACTCCACTGTGTGAACATGACTGGCTCCGTGAACGACAGGGACTTGGACTTCCCTTTCAGACTTGAGGTTCACTTTAATCATAAAAGCAGAGACTTAAAACTTGAAGAAAGATTTCACATCAAAGATTTGAACCTTGACTTGAGACTTGAACCTTGACTCGAGACTTGGCCTCAAGGACTTGAACCTTGACTCGAGACTTGTACTTTAGGACTTAAACCTTCATTGGAGATTTGAGCTTAAGGACTTGTACCTTGACTCGAGACTTGCCCTCAAGGATTTGAAACTTGATATGAGACCAGGCTTTGAGGTCTCAGGACGTAATGCAAAACTTGATATCAAGGGTTTTAGACTTAACTCAAGACTCGACTTCAAGGACTACTAGGTGCTGGAAATTACTGCAACCGCTTGGGGGCACTTTCTAGTGTTACCGCAAGCTGGTACATGATCATGTTAGTGATTAgttgtggcgacccctgaaaaGAGCCTTTCCCATTAATAGCCACTATTCATTGTTGATTGGTTCAGTGCCCAATTAATGAtttctaaacacatttttgattttatttcagcTAAGTGTCAGCCAATTGATCCAAAGTGTTTATTACAAGCAAGTTTAACTCAAGCACACTCACCCCATGGTGTTGAAGTCATCATCAGGGGGAACGTAGTCCTCGTCATCACTTGTCAGGCCCAGCTCGTTGCCATAGCACTGATGGACAAAGTGCCACAGCTCTTTGGGGCACAAGGGCTGAAGAAGGtgtaaagcagaaaataataaattcccttcattttttactttgatgtaTTGAGAGCACTTGCAGGCATCAGATATACTGACTTTATCAAGTAGTGCATTCTGCCATAACCGGAACATCATCATGTATGTCCGGTCCCTGGCTCCGAATGAGGTGAAGAAGTGCTGTGAATAGAAAAGGCAACACTGAAGAGCATTGAAAACTGTACGGTTTGATTCCTGATTGTTTGGGTTGATGGGAATCACCAGTGACACTTTTTAACTTCagataagtaagggttaatggcagacgaagtgtgcggttattactttttaacgcacgccgtggaagcctgaaccgtccgacgcgaagcggacCTGCGACCTGCTTATACCcttggtcacttacaaaagcaatatatattaaccaggttttagtccttaattcttgtttttttgggggatttggatcgcttttctcacaaaaagtggactatatgttacgtgatgcggtgcatcacgtaacatatagtccgcgttgcatagcaccaccgctgcagttaagattcggcgatatatatatgctgatcgtcgcgatgggttgaataaagcatcagttcagagagaaatttCATCTCTTACCACTtgattttgtccaaatgatgaagcaaaaggtttttttaaagaagccggcgcagtgatacaaaacatttaagctaggtgaccagaacttcttttttcaccggttatcaggttttaatgcatacccagcagccaatcagaactgagttttcaaccggaccatggtataattatTGTTAACCTGCAGTCCCTGCAGAGTACACACGTGGACTCCTGTACCTTCTCAGTGTCCGTGCAGACCTGGATGGCATTGGGAATGAGGCGAGCTGTCTTCTCTTTAGTCATGGAACAGATGTCCTTTAGTCTCACTGTTAgctgtacaaacacacacaagtcaTAT
The Oryzias latipes chromosome 13, ASM223467v1 DNA segment above includes these coding regions:
- the gramd1b gene encoding GRAM domain-containing protein 1B isoform X2, translating into MADTLRPPSLQVSVPQDAPVYSDGGNHPVSDGCVRSSSSTPTLRRKRFKMRRMRNVPSERELERARIANTHLTARSRSSSKEYLQLPSIEITPSSDEDAASSWSSCSTPSASPRRRRFLLRRWLKVREKKEQGSESSSQQSSQQSSLQSSLQSSLQSSHEDDNTRFLSPLIREERSDSAAEKVSTASNSNKSTPACSPVLRKRSHSPTPQNQEGENMVEKGSDHSSDKSPSTPEQVVQRTYTVQSARSGGKNSKSHKRLSKYDRLNLIKKSQSWYNHERQHILRVLSPTYKQRNEDFRKLFKQLPDTERLIVDYSCALQRDILLQGRLYLSENWICFYSNIFRWETLLTVRLKDICSMTKEKTARLIPNAIQVCTDTEKHFFTSFGARDRTYMMMFRLWQNALLDKPLCPKELWHFVHQCYGNELGLTSDDEDYVPPDDDFNTMGFSEEIPNEENEINNDNLTKSSAEAKPEGSPPPLLKKVIPNSAIPSPGNNDTPITFDLPVEEFTDCLADGELLTVPLLEEEKKETSGPEGPVPSPSLDLNDNEDIPTELSDSSETHDEGEVQAFHDDLNGRQHINEVYRISVDKLYDILFNKSQFMSDFMEQRRFSGYYPLHSYDVVYHPWKKDEGGHQTREIMYTISLSNPLAPKTAAVTETQTLYKASQESECYIIDAEVITHDVPYHDYFYTLNRYMLTRVAKNKCRLRISTELRFRKQPWGLVKGLIEKNFWSGLEENFRHLEMELAKLEEVMNEASQLSPKAKGIKNSTVRRKKRPLPHMRSQHLDEALSPVTTPTDEDVIQRIKQVAGSTQTRSPDHHHMLGGLALYSVSKLLLIISFVLVLLVFLNMMLFYKLWMLEYSAQSLTTWQSLRLQESKLPQTQMEWAQLLEAQQRYHDAELQKWREIIKSSVVLLDQMKDSLLNLQRGIGLRDYNSETEEKKSRYH
- the gramd1b gene encoding GRAM domain-containing protein 1B isoform X17; amino-acid sequence: MIGWETRSSAGAACEDMLVAESVTVGCRRRDGCYREVLRDCVFQLGTASNSNKSTPACSPVLRKRSHSPTPQNQEGENMVEKGSDHSSDKSPSTPEQVVQRTYTVQSARSGGKNSKSHKRLSKYDRLNLIKKSQSWYNHERQHILRVLSPTYKQRNEDFRKLFKQLPDTERLIVDYSCALQRDILLQGRLYLSENWICFYSNIFRWETLLTVRLKDICSMTKEKTARLIPNAIQVCTDTEKHFFTSFGARDRTYMMMFRLWQNALLDKPLCPKELWHFVHQCYGNELGLTSDDEDYVPPDDDFNTMGFSEEIPNEENEINNDNLTKSSAEAKPEGSPPPLLKKVIPNSAIPSPGNNDTPITFDLPVEEFTDCLADGELLTVPLLEEEKKETSGPEGPVPSPSLDLNDNEDIPTELSDSSETHDEGEVQAFHDDLNGRQHINEVYRISVDKLYDILFNKSQFMSDFMEQRRFSGYYPLHSYDVVYHPWKKDEGGHQTREIMYTISLSNPLAPKTAAVTETQTLYKASQESECYIIDAEVITHDVPYHDYFYTLNRYMLTRVAKNKCRLRISTELRFRKQPWGLVKGLIEKNFWSGLEENFRHLEMELAKLEEVMNEASQLSPKAKGIKNSTVRRKKRPLPHMRSQHLDEALSPVTTPTDEDVIQRIKQVAGSTQTRSPDHHHMLGGLALYSVSKLLLIISFVICLSLVLLVFLNMMLFYKLWMLEYSAQSLTTWQSLRLQESKLPQTQMEWAQLLEAQQRYHDAELQKWREIIKSSVVLLDQMKDSLLNLQRGIGLRDYNSETEEKKSRYH
- the gramd1b gene encoding GRAM domain-containing protein 1B isoform X3, giving the protein MADTLRPPSLQVSVPQDAPVYSDGGNHPVSDGCVRSSSSTPTLRRKRFKMRRMRNVPSERELERARIANTHLTARSRSSSKEYLQLPSIEITPSSDEDAASSWSSCSTPSASPRRRRFLLRRWLKVREKKEQGSESSSQQSSQQSSLQSSLQSSLQSSHEDDNTRFLSPLIREERSDSAAEKVSTASNSNKSTPACSPVLRKRSHSPTPQNQEGENMVEKGSDHSSDKSPSTPEQVVQRTYTVQSARSGGKNSKYDRLNLIKKSQSWYNHERQHILRVLSPTYKQRNEDFRKLFKQLPDTERLIVDYSCALQRDILLQGRLYLSENWICFYSNIFRWETLLTVRLKDICSMTKEKTARLIPNAIQVCTDTEKHFFTSFGARDRTYMMMFRLWQNALLDKPLCPKELWHFVHQCYGNELGLTSDDEDYVPPDDDFNTMGFSEEIPNEENEINNDNLTKSSAEAKPEGSPPPLLKKVIPNSAIPSPGNNDTPITFDLPVEEFTDCLADGELLTVPLLEEEKKETSGPEGPVPSPSLDLNDNEDIPTELSDSSETHDEGEVQAFHDDLNGRQHINEVYRISVDKLYDILFNKSQFMSDFMEQRRFSGYYPLHSYDVVYHPWKKDEGGHQTREIMYTISLSNPLAPKTAAVTETQTLYKASQESECYIIDAEVITHDVPYHDYFYTLNRYMLTRVAKNKCRLRISTELRFRKQPWGLVKGLIEKNFWSGLEENFRHLEMELAKLEEVMNEASQLSPKAKGIKNSTVRRKKRPLPHMRSQHLDEALSPVTTPTDEDVIQRIKQVAGSTQTRSPDHHHMLGGLALYSVSKLLLIISFVICLSLVLLVFLNMMLFYKLWMLEYSAQSLTTWQSLRLQESKLPQTQMEWAQLLEAQQRYHDAELQKWREIIKSSVVLLDQMKDSLLNLQRGIGLRDYNSETEEKKSRYH
- the gramd1b gene encoding GRAM domain-containing protein 1B isoform X20; its protein translation is MRARREARMVSACSPCTNISTASNSNKSTPACSPVLRKRSHSPTPQNQEGENMVEKGSDHSSDKSPSTPEQVVQRTYTVQSARSGGKNSKSHKRLSKYDRLNLIKKSQSWYNHERQHILRVLSPTYKQRNEDFRKLFKQLPDTERLIVDYSCALQRDILLQGRLYLSENWICFYSNIFRWETLLTVRLKDICSMTKEKTARLIPNAIQVCTDTEKHFFTSFGARDRTYMMMFRLWQNALLDKPLCPKELWHFVHQCYGNELGLTSDDEDYVPPDDDFNTMGFSEEIPNEENEINNDNLTKSSAEAKPEGSPPPLLKKVIPNSAIPSPGNNDTPITFDLPVEEFTDCLADGELLTVPLLEEEKKETSGPEGPVPSPSLDLNDNEDIPTELSDSSETHDEGEVQAFHDDLNGRQHINEVYRISVDKLYDILFNKSQFMSDFMEQRRFSGYYPLHSYDVVYHPWKKDEGGHQTREIMYTISLSNPLAPKTAAVTETQTLYKASQESECYIIDAEVITHDVPYHDYFYTLNRYMLTRVAKNKCRLRISTELRFRKQPWGLVKGLIEKNFWSGLEENFRHLEMELAKLEEVMNEASQLSPKAKGIKNSTVRRKKRPLPHMRSQHLDEALSPVTTPTDEDVIQRIKQVAGSTQTRSPDHHHMLGGLALYSVSKLLLIISFVICLSLVLLVFLNMMLFYKLWMLEYSAQSLTTWQSLRLQESKLPQTQMEWAQLLEAQQRYHDAELQKWREIIKSSVVLLDQMKDSLLNLQRGIGLRDYNSETEEKKSRYH
- the gramd1b gene encoding GRAM domain-containing protein 1B isoform X8 encodes the protein MADTLRPPSLQVSVPQDAPVYSDGGNHPVSDGCVRSSSSTPTLRRKRFKMRRMRNVPSERELERARIANTHLTARSRSSSKEYLQLPSIEITPSSDEDAASSWSSCSTPSASPRRRRFLLRRWLKVREKKEQGSESSSQQSSQQSSLQSSLQSSLQSSHEDDNTRFLSPLIREERSDSAAEKVSTASNSNKSTPACSPVLRKRSHSPTPQNQEGENMVEKGSDHSSDKSPSTPEQVVQRTYTVQSARSGGKNSKKSQSWYNHERQHILRVLSPTYKQRNEDFRKLFKQLPDTERLIVDYSCALQRDILLQGRLYLSENWICFYSNIFRWETLLTVRLKDICSMTKEKTARLIPNAIQVCTDTEKHFFTSFGARDRTYMMMFRLWQNALLDKPLCPKELWHFVHQCYGNELGLTSDDEDYVPPDDDFNTMGFSEEIPNEENEINNDNLTKSSAEAKPEGSPPPLLKKVIPNSAIPSPGNNDTPITFDLPVEEFTDCLADGELLTVPLLEEEKKETSGPEGPVPSPSLDLNDNEDIPTELSDSSETHDEGEVQAFHDDLNGRQHINEVYRISVDKLYDILFNKSQFMSDFMEQRRFSGYYPLHSYDVVYHPWKKDEGGHQTREIMYTISLSNPLAPKTAAVTETQTLYKASQESECYIIDAEVITHDVPYHDYFYTLNRYMLTRVAKNKCRLRISTELRFRKQPWGLVKGLIEKNFWSGLEENFRHLEMELAKLEEVMNEASQLSPKAKGIKNSTVRRKKRPLPHMRSQHLDEALSPVTTPTDEDVIQRIKQVAGSTQTRSPDHHHMLGGLALYSVSKLLLIISFVICLSLVLLVFLNMMLFYKLWMLEYSAQSLTTWQSLRLQESKLPQTQMEWAQLLEAQQRYHDAELQKWREIIKSSVVLLDQMKDSLLNLQRGIGLRDYNSETEEKKSRYH
- the gramd1b gene encoding GRAM domain-containing protein 1B isoform X19; the encoded protein is MHKHKAKQKTWKKLIWKSQSTASNSNKSTPACSPVLRKRSHSPTPQNQEGENMVEKGSDHSSDKSPSTPEQVVQRTYTVQSARSGGKNSKSHKRLSKYDRLNLIKKSQSWYNHERQHILRVLSPTYKQRNEDFRKLFKQLPDTERLIVDYSCALQRDILLQGRLYLSENWICFYSNIFRWETLLTVRLKDICSMTKEKTARLIPNAIQVCTDTEKHFFTSFGARDRTYMMMFRLWQNALLDKPLCPKELWHFVHQCYGNELGLTSDDEDYVPPDDDFNTMGFSEEIPNEENEINNDNLTKSSAEAKPEGSPPPLLKKVIPNSAIPSPGNNDTPITFDLPVEEFTDCLADGELLTVPLLEEEKKETSGPEGPVPSPSLDLNDNEDIPTELSDSSETHDEGEVQAFHDDLNGRQHINEVYRISVDKLYDILFNKSQFMSDFMEQRRFSGYYPLHSYDVVYHPWKKDEGGHQTREIMYTISLSNPLAPKTAAVTETQTLYKASQESECYIIDAEVITHDVPYHDYFYTLNRYMLTRVAKNKCRLRISTELRFRKQPWGLVKGLIEKNFWSGLEENFRHLEMELAKLEEVMNEASQLSPKAKGIKNSTVRRKKRPLPHMRSQHLDEALSPVTTPTDEDVIQRIKQVAGSTQTRSPDHHHMLGGLALYSVSKLLLIISFVICLSLVLLVFLNMMLFYKLWMLEYSAQSLTTWQSLRLQESKLPQTQMEWAQLLEAQQRYHDAELQKWREIIKSSVVLLDQMKDSLLNLQRGIGLRDYNSETEEKKSRYH
- the gramd1b gene encoding GRAM domain-containing protein 1B isoform X21, with amino-acid sequence MKGFKLACTASNSNKSTPACSPVLRKRSHSPTPQNQEGENMVEKGSDHSSDKSPSTPEQVVQRTYTVQSARSGGKNSKSHKRLSKYDRLNLIKKSQSWYNHERQHILRVLSPTYKQRNEDFRKLFKQLPDTERLIVDYSCALQRDILLQGRLYLSENWICFYSNIFRWETLLTVRLKDICSMTKEKTARLIPNAIQVCTDTEKHFFTSFGARDRTYMMMFRLWQNALLDKPLCPKELWHFVHQCYGNELGLTSDDEDYVPPDDDFNTMGFSEEIPNEENEINNDNLTKSSAEAKPEGSPPPLLKKVIPNSAIPSPGNNDTPITFDLPVEEFTDCLADGELLTVPLLEEEKKETSGPEGPVPSPSLDLNDNEDIPTELSDSSETHDEGEVQAFHDDLNGRQHINEVYRISVDKLYDILFNKSQFMSDFMEQRRFSGYYPLHSYDVVYHPWKKDEGGHQTREIMYTISLSNPLAPKTAAVTETQTLYKASQESECYIIDAEVITHDVPYHDYFYTLNRYMLTRVAKNKCRLRISTELRFRKQPWGLVKGLIEKNFWSGLEENFRHLEMELAKLEEVMNEASQLSPKAKGIKNSTVRRKKRPLPHMRSQHLDEALSPVTTPTDEDVIQRIKQVAGSTQTRSPDHHHMLGGLALYSVSKLLLIISFVICLSLVLLVFLNMMLFYKLWMLEYSAQSLTTWQSLRLQESKLPQTQMEWAQLLEAQQRYHDAELQKWREIIKSSVVLLDQMKDSLLNLQRGIGLRDYNSETEEKKSRYH
- the gramd1b gene encoding GRAM domain-containing protein 1B isoform X9, with the translated sequence MADTLRPPSLQVSVPQDAPVYSDGGNHPVSDGCVRSSSSTPTLRRKRFKMRRMRNVPSERELERARIANTHLTARSRSSSKEYLQLPSIEITPSSDEDAASSWSSCSTPSASPRRRRFLLRRWLKVREKKEQGSESSSQQSSQQSSLQSSLQSSLQSSHEDDNTRFLSPLIREERSDSAAEKVSTASNSNKSTPACSPVLRKRSHSPTPQNQEGENMVEKGSDHSSDKSPSTPEQVVQRTYTVQSARSGGKNSKYDRLNLIKKSQSWYNVLSPTYKQRNEDFRKLFKQLPDTERLIVDYSCALQRDILLQGRLYLSENWICFYSNIFRWETLLTVRLKDICSMTKEKTARLIPNAIQVCTDTEKHFFTSFGARDRTYMMMFRLWQNALLDKPLCPKELWHFVHQCYGNELGLTSDDEDYVPPDDDFNTMGFSEEIPNEENEINNDNLTKSSAEAKPEGSPPPLLKKVIPNSAIPSPGNNDTPITFDLPVEEFTDCLADGELLTVPLLEEEKKETSGPEGPVPSPSLDLNDNEDIPTELSDSSETHDEGEVQAFHDDLNGRQHINEVYRISVDKLYDILFNKSQFMSDFMEQRRFSGYYPLHSYDVVYHPWKKDEGGHQTREIMYTISLSNPLAPKTAAVTETQTLYKASQESECYIIDAEVITHDVPYHDYFYTLNRYMLTRVAKNKCRLRISTELRFRKQPWGLVKGLIEKNFWSGLEENFRHLEMELAKLEEVMNEASQLSPKAKGIKNSTVRRKKRPLPHMRSQHLDEALSPVTTPTDEDVIQRIKQVAGSTQTRSPDHHHMLGGLALYSVSKLLLIISFVICLSLVLLVFLNMMLFYKLWMLEYSAQSLTTWQSLRLQESKLPQTQMEWAQLLEAQQRYHDAELQKWREIIKSSVVLLDQMKDSLLNLQRGIGLRDYNSETEEKKSRYH
- the gramd1b gene encoding GRAM domain-containing protein 1B isoform X18, whose protein sequence is MGFFAAFLFAVPVLASAEHLQRLQGEQRSVAGFRGHGMSCLLCRSDSAAEKNQEGENMVEKGSDHSSDKSPSTPEQVVQRTYTVQSARSGGKNSKSHKRLSKYDRLNLIKKSQSWYNHERQHILRVLSPTYKQRNEDFRKLFKQLPDTERLIVDYSCALQRDILLQGRLYLSENWICFYSNIFRWETLLTVRLKDICSMTKEKTARLIPNAIQVCTDTEKHFFTSFGARDRTYMMMFRLWQNALLDKPLCPKELWHFVHQCYGNELGLTSDDEDYVPPDDDFNTMGFSEEIPNEENEINNDNLTKSSAEAKPEGSPPPLLKKVIPNSAIPSPGNNDTPITFDLPVEEFTDCLADGELLTVPLLEEEKKETSGPEGPVPSPSLDLNDNEDIPTELSDSSETHDEGEVQAFHDDLNGRQHINEVYRISVDKLYDILFNKSQFMSDFMEQRRFSGYYPLHSYDVVYHPWKKDEGGHQTREIMYTISLSNPLAPKTAAVTETQTLYKASQESECYIIDAEVITHDVPYHDYFYTLNRYMLTRVAKNKCRLRISTELRFRKQPWGLVKGLIEKNFWSGLEENFRHLEMELAKLEEVMNEASQLSPKAKGIKNSTVRRKKRPLPHMRSQHLDEALSPVTTPTDEDVIQRIKQVAGSTQTRSPDHHHMLGGLALYSVSKLLLIISFVICLSLVLLVFLNMMLFYKLWMLEYSAQSLTTWQSLRLQESKLPQTQMEWAQLLEAQQRYHDAELQKWREIIKSSVVLLDQMKDSLLNLQRGIGLRDYNSETEEKKSRYH